In Flavobacterium praedii, the DNA window CCACTTGGTTTATTTTCCAACAAAAATGCGCCAGCACCATCAGATAACATCCATCTCAAAAAATCTTTTTTGAAAGCTAGAATTGGTTGTTCTTCTAAGTTTTTTAAATTAACCACTTCATTTTCATACTTTTTGGCTAACATCCAATTAGATATTTTTTCTGAACCTGTACAAACTGCATTTTGAGTATTACCAGACTTTATAGATAAAAAACCAAATTTTAAAGCATTCATACCTGCACAACACACTCCTGAAGAGGAATTTAATTCTAAGCTTTTATTTTTCAACAATCCGTGCACCATTGCAGCATGAGAAGGTGCTAAAACATCTGGAGTGGTTGTACCACAAGATAATAATTCCATGTCTTGTGGCCCAAAACTATCATCAAACAATCCTTGAATAGCATTAGTAGTCAATTCCGCATTATTATGAGTACTTTTCCCTTTTTTATCTAGAGCATAATACCGGCTAACAATCTTGTTGTTTCTTAGTATTAGTCTTCGGGCTTTGGACGCGGTTTCATTTATTAACCCTAAATAACCTTCCATTTCATCGTTAGAAACAGCGTCATTTGGTAAACATTTAGCCGCTTTTGTAATATATACATCAAACATAATAATCTAATTTACTCCTTTATAATATTCTAATTCTTTTCTTATTTTTTGGATCTTTAATGGATAAGTAAGAATGTGCAATATATAAACTATTGGTGAGATTAACCAAATAGCTAGTAACAAATACACTTTAAAAACTTTCAACCAAGTTTTTCTAGATTCTCCCTTTTTTATGATCAAATTAGACCATTTATTAAAAATCTTATTTGCAGTTCTATCAACCGTTACCAAATAAGAACTAACCCTAACTGCATCAATACTAATTAATTCTGATTGTAAATTATCTAAACTATTTTGTTTCAAATTCGATAAAATTACAGCTCCAAACTTCGAAGATTCATTAATATCTTTATCTGAAACTCCAGGTAAAGGAAAAATACCAAGATATTTCTTTTTTATTCCTGAAAACATCCACTCTACAATAGTAATAACACTAATTAAATTACCCGCTCTGTCTACCAATGCTATATTTCCTTTAAGCGATGCATTATTAAGTTTTAATAATCCTTTGACTTTTTCCTGAGCCATAATCCACATGTTTCTTGAACCATTTATGGTAACAACTGGGGTATTATTCAATAAAATTTTAGCTTCGGAACTTTTCAAAAAAGAATTTATAGGAATAGATGGTGTTAAATACCAAACTTGATAATTCAAAAGAATTAAGTCAAATTTTGTGTTCATTATTTCTTTGGAAACTGGCAAAAGTGGCGCAGGAATTTGCAAAAATGTTTCAGGAAAAGCACCAAAAAAAGCTTCATTATCCCATGGAAATGGAAAAGGCTTTTCTAATTGAATTTCATGAAAAAAAACATTTACGTTGTCAGAATCTAAAAGTGGTTTTGCAATATTTCTAGCAATAGACTCCAATTGTCCCGATTGAGAATAGTAGATTACGAGGACGTTTTTCATTGCGGTTTTCGATTTAAAAAAGCGAAAATAACCTAAATTTATAATTTATACTAATAGTCTATTATTTCTTTAATGACAAAAACTAGCCTAGTTAAAAATAAAAAAAGCATCATTTTACTTTAACTATCTGTAAATCATAAACAAATGAAATAAAATAAAAAATTAGGTAAATAAAAATTGAGTTCCATCCACAAATCAACCTTTTTGTTTTTATCTATAAAGCAATAACAATCAAACTGTTAGTGTTATAAACTTAACAACCACTCTTAAAATGAAATAAAATGTAAATAAATTGTTATTAATCTTCGATTTGATTCCAGAAATCAAAATAATTAAACCATTGCAATGGGTATTTTTTAATCATACTTTCAAGGCTTTGAGTATATTCTCTCAACAATCCTTTTTCATCACGATGTTTAACTTTGGCTTCAATCGTATAAAGATGATAATGCAAATTGGGTTCCTTCATGACATATACAAAAACAACCGGAACTTTTAATCGAGAGGCAATTAGAAACGGACCTGATGGAAAAAGAGCTTCCTCACCTAATAGATTGTCGCTTAATGCTTTTACTCCCTCAAAATATCTGTCTCCTGTAAAACAAACTAATTCATTTCTTGCTAGAGCCGAATTAATTTCAAAAATATGAGACATATCATTACTAATGAGTATAAAATTTATTGTGGGCTTTTCGGTAATACTTTCTAGATATTTTTTAATGGTCGAATGCTCCAAATCGGTAGTGACCAGATTTATTTGAAAATTAACATCTAACTCACTAAAAAAATGTTCTGCTATTTCAAAATTTCCAATATGGGCACTAATAAGAACACCTCCTTTTTTTTCTTCCAAAAGTTTGATTAGAATTTCTCTTCCTTCATGCTCATAAGTAAACTTACTTTTCAATCCGGCACCAATAGCAATTTTATCTATAATCGTTTGCCCAAAAGTGTAATAACTATTAAAAACCATTCTTTTTGATTTAAAATAGGAATACCCCAGTCTTTTCCTAAAGTAATAAAAGATGGAGGCATTACTTTTTTTTAGAAAAATAAAATAATAGCTAGCAACAAAATAAAGAATGAGATAAGCTGATTTGACTCCTACATTTTTTATAAAAAAAACAAAGATTTTATATCCTAAAACAGTGCCTTTAGATTTTCCATCCCATTGACTCATTTTAAATTTTAGATTTTAGATTGCAGATTTTAGATTAATTGTCACATCTAAAAAATATAAATTATGCTTTAAGTTTTAGTTTGTTTTCTATTACATCATAAAAAGTTTGAAATGTAGAAACACCAACAAAATCAGCCTCTACTAATTTTACACCAAAGTTCGATTCTATCGAAACAACTAGATCAACATAGTCTAAACTATCCAATCCTAAAGTATCTTTTAATATAGCATCTGACTGAATATCATCACCATCCACCTCAAATTCATCAATTAAAAAACCATTAATTTTCGCTACGATTGCTTCCTTGTTCATTACTTTTTTTATACTTTTTAACTACTAATGCTGAATTTGTTCCTCCAAAACCAAAGGAATTCGACAAAAATATGTCAAATTTTTTATTTAAAGTGGTTTTAACTAAATTTAATTTTGCGGCATCTTCATCTGGAGTTTCCAAATTTATATTTGGAGCGATAAAATCATTTTGCATCATTAAAACGGAATAGATTACCTCACTGGCTCCAGCCATCCAACATTCATGGCCCGTCATTGACTTTGTGGAACTTACATAAGGATTGCTTTCGCCAAAAACCTGAAAAATAGCTTTCGCTTCGTTTTCATCACCTACTGGAGTCGATGTTGCATGAGCATTGATATAGTCTACTTCACTAGGCTGCAATCCTGCTTCATCCAATGCCCGTTGCATTGCAATAGAAGGACCATCAACATTTGGAGTAGATATA includes these proteins:
- a CDS encoding lysophospholipid acyltransferase family protein — translated: MSQWDGKSKGTVLGYKIFVFFIKNVGVKSAYLILYFVASYYFIFLKKSNASIFYYFRKRLGYSYFKSKRMVFNSYYTFGQTIIDKIAIGAGLKSKFTYEHEGREILIKLLEEKKGGVLISAHIGNFEIAEHFFSELDVNFQINLVTTDLEHSTIKKYLESITEKPTINFILISNDMSHIFEINSALARNELVCFTGDRYFEGVKALSDNLLGEEALFPSGPFLIASRLKVPVVFVYVMKEPNLHYHLYTIEAKVKHRDEKGLLREYTQSLESMIKKYPLQWFNYFDFWNQIED
- a CDS encoding dialkylrecorsinol condensing enzyme DarA — its product is MKNVLVIYYSQSGQLESIARNIAKPLLDSDNVNVFFHEIQLEKPFPFPWDNEAFFGAFPETFLQIPAPLLPVSKEIMNTKFDLILLNYQVWYLTPSIPINSFLKSSEAKILLNNTPVVTINGSRNMWIMAQEKVKGLLKLNNASLKGNIALVDRAGNLISVITIVEWMFSGIKKKYLGIFPLPGVSDKDINESSKFGAVILSNLKQNSLDNLQSELISIDAVRVSSYLVTVDRTANKIFNKWSNLIIKKGESRKTWLKVFKVYLLLAIWLISPIVYILHILTYPLKIQKIRKELEYYKGVN
- a CDS encoding beta-ketoacyl-ACP synthase III, whose product is MFDVYITKAAKCLPNDAVSNDEMEGYLGLINETASKARRLILRNNKIVSRYYALDKKGKSTHNNAELTTNAIQGLFDDSFGPQDMELLSCGTTTPDVLAPSHAAMVHGLLKNKSLELNSSSGVCCAGMNALKFGFLSIKSGNTQNAVCTGSEKISNWMLAKKYENEVVNLKNLEEQPILAFKKDFLRWMLSDGAGAFLLENKPSGTISLKMEWMEAFSYAFELETCMYAGGDKLENGEIKPWNDYEPDQWLNESLFAFKQDVKLLDEFILVKGAESMRDALSKNNISSDEIDYFLPHVSSHYFVEGLRKSLAERGMDIPMEKWFMNLAHVGNVGAASIYLALEELMNSGKLIKGNKILLSVPESGRFSYAYAYLTVC
- a CDS encoding phosphopantetheine-binding protein produces the protein MNKEAIVAKINGFLIDEFEVDGDDIQSDAILKDTLGLDSLDYVDLVVSIESNFGVKLVEADFVGVSTFQTFYDVIENKLKLKA